One Benincasa hispida cultivar B227 chromosome 5, ASM972705v1, whole genome shotgun sequence genomic window carries:
- the LOC120077229 gene encoding UPF0329 protein ECU05_1680/ECU11_0050-like, whose protein sequence is MNEEEVGSTLALETPEVTANAETYDGPSRVAVEEIAVVAEVAMDEVAVETQPKVVEEKKKKKKRKGRKAGEAESSHHRKEKKKKEKDDDEDEEAKKEMKRKEKEERRERQREERCLRKEEEKKKRAASPEKDGKSTSVRENRGKQCN, encoded by the coding sequence ATGAATGAAGAGGAGGTAGGAAGCACTCTGGCCTTGGAGACTCCTGAGGTAACTGCCAATGCAGAAACCTATGATGGACCCTCTAGAGTTGCAGTGGAGGAGATTGCGGTGGTGGCTGAAGTTGCGATGGATGAGGTTGCAGTGGAGACGCAACCAAAAGTagttgaagagaaaaaaaagaagaagaaaagaaaagggagaaaGGCTGGAGAGGCTGAGTCTTCTCATCAtcgcaaggagaaaaagaagaaagaaaaggatgaTGACGAAGATGAAGAAGCCAAGAAGGAAATGAAgaggaaagagaaggaagaaagaagagagcGCCAACGTGAGGAAAGGTGcctgagaaaagaagaagaaaagaagaagagggctGCGAGCCCAGAAAAGGATGGAAAATCAACCTCCGTAAGGGAGAACAGGGGGAAACAGTGCAATTAA